One genomic region from Camelus bactrianus isolate YW-2024 breed Bactrian camel chromosome 3, ASM4877302v1, whole genome shotgun sequence encodes:
- the LOC105061794 gene encoding protocadherin beta-3, with product MAENAVEAGGERFLKKRQVLFLFVFLGGSLAGSQSRRYSVAEEKERGFLIASLAKDLGLSAGELAARGAQIVSKGNKQHFQLNHQTGDLLLLETLDREELCGPTEPCVLHFQILLQNPLLFITNELQVIDINDHSPVFSENEMQLKILENTPPGTIIPLENAEDLDVGKNSLQNYTITPNSHFHVLTRSRRDKRKYPELVLDKVLDREEQPELTLTLTALDGGTPPRSGTVQIHILVLDINDNAPEFTQSLYEVQILENSPLNSVIVTVSASDLDTGNFGTLSYAFFHASEEIRKTFQLNSITGDIQLTKCLNFEAINTYEVDVEAKDGGGLSGKSTVIVQVVDVNDNPPELSLSSITSPIPENSPETVVAIFSVSDLDSGDNGRMICSIENDLPFVLKPSVENFYTLVLEGALDRESRAQYNITITVTDMGTPRLKTQHNITVLVSDVNDNAPAFTQASYTLRVRENNSPALHIGTVSATDTDAGANAQVTYSLLPPADPHVPLASLVSINADNGHLFALRSLDYEALRAFEFRVGAADRGSPPLSSQALVRVLVEDDNDNAPFVLYPLQNTSAPCTELLPRAAEPGYLVTKVVAVDGDAGQNAWLSYQLLKATEPGLFGVWAHNGEVRTARPLSERDAARHRLLVLVKDNGEPPLSASVTLHVLLVDGFSQPHLPPPEAEAEAAAAAPADPLTVYLVVALASVSSLFLFSVLVFVAVRLCGRGGAARAGRCSVPEGPFPGHLVDVSGTGTLSHSYQYQVCVTEDHRTGEFKFLKPIFPNLLVQDTEREIKESSNCRNSFVFS from the coding sequence ATGGCAGAAAATGCAGTGGAGGCTGGAGGAGAGCGCTTTCTTAAAAAGAGGCAAGtcctgtttctctttgtttttctgggtGGGTCTCTGGCTGGGTCCCAGTCGAGACGCTACTCTGTGGCTGAGGAAAAAGAGAGGGGCTTTTTAATAGCCAGTCTAGCAAAAGATCTGGGGCTGAGTGCAGGGGAACTGGCCGCAAGGGGGGCCCAAATTGTGTCTAAAGGGAACAAACAGCATTTTCAGCTCAACCATCAGACCGGGGATTTGCTCCTGCTGGAGACATTGGACCGGGAGGAGCTATGCGGCCCCACAGAGCCATGTGTACTGCATTTTCAGATATTATTGCAAAACCCCTTGCTGTTTATTACAAATGAACTCCAGGTCATAGACATAAATGACCACTCTCCTGTATTCTCTGAAAATGAAATGCAGCTAAAAATCCTAGAAAACACTCCACCAGGAACAATAATTCCTTTGGAAAATGCGGAGGACTTGGATGTGGGAAAAAACAGCCTCCAAAACTACACGATTACTCCTAATTCCCATTTCCACGTTCTCACACGCAGTCGCAGGGACAAAAGGAAGTACCCAGAACTAGTGCTGGACAAAGTGCTGGATCGTGAAGAGCAGCCAGAGCTCACTTTAACGCTCACTGCGCTGGATGGCGGGACTCCACCCAGATCTGGGACCGTCCAGATCCACATCTTGGTCTTAGACATAAACGACAACGCCCCAGAATTTACACAGTCGCTATATGAGGTCCAAATTCTAGAGAACAGCCCCCTTAACTCCGTTATTGTCACTGTTTCGGCTTCTGATTTAGATACAGGAAATTTTGGGACACTATCATATGCATTTTTTCATGCTTCTGAAGAAATTCGAAAAACTTTTCAACTAAATTCAATTACTGGAGATATCCAGCTAACCAAATGCTTGAATTTCGAGGCGATTAATACTTATGAAGTTGATGTTGAAGCCAAGGATGGTGGAGGCCTTTCAGGAAAATCAACAGTGATAGTTCAGGTGGTTGATGTGAACGACAACCCACCAGAACTGAGCTTGTCCTCAATTACCAGCCCTATCCCAGAGAACTCGCCAGAGACTGTGGTGGCCATTTTCAGTGTTTCTGATCTAGACTCCGGAGACAATGGGAGAATGATATGTTCCATCGAGAACGATCTCCCCTTTGTCCTGAAACCATCTGTAGAGAATTTTTACACCCTAGTGTTAGAAGGAGCTCTAGACAGAGAGAGCCGAGCCCAGTACAACATCACAATCACGGTCACAGATATGGGGACACCCAGACTGAAAACCCAGCACAACATAACGGTACTAGTGTCCGACGTCAACGACAACGCCCCCGCCTTCACCCAGGCCTCCTACACCCTGCGGGTCCGCGAGAACAACAGCCCCGCCCTGCACATCGGCACCGTCAGCGCCACAGACACAGACGCCGGCGCCAACGCCCAGGTCACCTACTCGCTGCTGCCGCCCGCCGACCCGCACGTGCCCCTGGCCTCCCTCGTGTCCATCAACGCCGACAACGGCCACCTGTTCGCCCTGCGGTCCCTGGACTACGAGGCCCTGCGCGCCTTCGAGTTCCGCGTGGGCGCCGCCGACCGCGGCTCGCCGCCGCTGAGCAGCCAGGCGCTGGTGCGCGTGCTCGTGGAGGACGACAACGACAACGCGCCCTTCGTGCTGTACCCGCTGCAGAACACCTCGGCGCCCTGCACCGAGCTGCTGCCCAGGGCGGCCGAGCCGGGCTACCTGGTGACCAAGGTGGTGGCGGTGGACGGCGACGCGGGCCAGAACGCCTGGCTGTCGTACCAGCTGCTCAAGGCCACGGAGCCCGGGCTGTTCGGCGTGTGGGCGCACAACGGCGAGGTGCGCACGGCCAGGCCGCTGAGCGAGCGCGACGCGGCCAGGCACAGGCTGCTGGTGCTGGTCAAGGACAATGGCGAGCCGCCGCTGTCGGCCAGCGTCACGCTGCACGTGCTGCTGGTGGACGGCTTCTCGCAGCCCCACCTGCCGCCCCCGGAAGCGGAAGCggaggcggcggccgcggcgccgGCCGACCCGCTCACCGTCTACCTGGTGGTGGCCTTGGCGTCCGTGTCGTCGCTCTTCCTCTTCTCGGTGCTGGTGTTCGTGGCGGTGCGGCTgtgcgggcggggcggggctgcgcgGGCGGGTCGCTGCTCGGTGCCCGAGGGCCCCTTCCCGGGCCACCTGGTGGACGTCAGCGGCACCGGCACCCTGTCCCACAGCTACCAGTACCAGGTTTGCGTGACGGAAGACCATAGAACTGGTGAGTTCAAATTCCTGAAGCCAATATTCCCCAACCTCTTAGTTCAGGACActgagagagaaattaaagaaagctCCAACTGCAGGAATAGTTTTGTATTTAGTTAA
- the PCDHB5 gene encoding protocadherin beta-5 isoform X1 produces the protein METAPSKTLQKRQVIFLAVLLLLWEAGSEAIRYSMPEETESGSFVANLSRDLGLRVGELAARGARIHYKGNKQLFQLDKTTGNLLLYEKLDREGLCGATDTCILHFQLLLENPVQFFQAELQLTDINDHSPEFLEREMLLKIPENVQRGTVFSLKTAQDFDIGSNTIQNYTISTNSHFHVVTHNRGDGRKYPELVLEKALDREEQPELRLTLTALDGGAPPRSGTTTVHIEVVDINDNAPEFLQSLYEVEIPENSPLNSLVVVVSARDLDAGTNGNVAYALFQGDEVTQPFVIDKVTGEIRLKKALDFEVTRYYNVEIAATDGGGLSGKCTVAIEVVDVNDNAPELTMSTLTSSTPENFPETVVAVFSVSDPDSGDNGRMVCAIQNDLPFLLKPTFKNFYTLVTERPLDRESKAEYNITITVTDMGTPRLKTQHNITVLVSDVNDNAPAFTQASYTLRVRENNSPALHIGTVSATDTDAGANAQVTYSLLPPADPHVPLASLVSINADNGHLFALRSLDYEALRAFEFRVGAADRGSPPLSSQALVRVLVEDDNDNAPFVLYPLQNTSAPCTELLPRAAEPGYLVTKVVAVDGDAGQNAWLSYQLLKATEPGLFGVWAHNGEVRTARPLSERDAARHRLLVLVKDNGEPPLSASVTLHVLLVDGFSQPHLPPPEAEAEAAAAAPADPLTVYLVVALASVSSLFLFSVLVFVAVRLCGRGGAARAGRCSVPEGPFPGHLVDVSGTGTLSHSYQYQVRLTGGSGLNEFKFLKPALPNLPTRGAGEEIEANATFRNSFGFN, from the coding sequence ATGGAGACTGCGCCATCAAAAACGCTACAGAAAAGGCAAGTTATCTTTCTTGCTGTTTTGTTGCTTTTGTGGGAGGCTGGCTCTGAAGCAATTAGGTATTCCATgccagaagaaacagaaagtggGTCCTTTGTGGCCAACTTGTCAAGAGACCTGGGGCTCAGGGTGGGGGAACTGGCCGCTCGGGGTGCACGAATCCAttacaaaggaaacaaacagctCTTCCAGTTGGATAAAACGACCGGGAATTTGCTTCTATATGAAAAACTAGACCGGGAGGGGCTGTGCGGGGCGACAGATACCTGTATACTGCACTTCCAGCTATTACTGGAAAACCCGGTGCAATTTTTTCAAGCTGAGCTGCAGCTCACAGATATAAACGACCATTCCCCAGAGTTCCTAGAAAGGGAAATGCTCCTAAAAATCCCAGAAAACGTCCAGAGAGGGactgtattttctttgaaaacagctCAGGATTTTGACATAGGTAGCAACACTATTCAGAACTACACAATCAGCACCAACTCCCATTTTCATGTTGTCACTCATAATCGCGGAGATGGTAGAAAATACCCAGAGCTGGTGCTAGAAAAAGCGCTGGATAGGGAGGAGCAGCCCGAGCTCAGGTTAACCCTCACAGCGCTGGATGGTGGGGCTCCGCCCAGGTCTGGGACCACTACAGTTCATATTGAAGTCGTGGATATCAATGATAACGCCCCTGAGTTTTTACAGTCGCTTTATGAGGTAGAGATCCCAGAAAACAGCCCCCTAAACTCTTTAGTTGTTGTTGTCTCAGCCAGAGATTTAGATGCAGGAACGAATGGGAATGTAGCCTATGCTCTATTCCAAGGTGATGAAGTTACTCAACCGTTTGTAATAGACAAAGTAACAGGAGAAATTCGTCTGAAAAAGGCATTGGATTTTGAGGTAACTCGATATTATAACGTGGAGATTGCAGCCACAGACGGCGGGGGCCTTTCAGGAAAATGCACTGTAGCTATAGAGGTGGTGGATGTGAATGACAACGCCCCTGAACTGACCATGTCGACGCTCACCAGCTCTACCCCAGAAAACTTCCCAGAAACCGTAGTTGCTGTTTTCAGTGTTTCTGATCCAGATTCTGGGGACAACGGTAGGATGGTTTGCGCCATCCAGAATGATCTCccttttctcctgaaacccacaTTCAAAAACTTTTACACCCTAGTAACAGAGAGGCCACTGGACAGAGAGAGCAAAGCCGAATACAACATCACCATCACCGTCACAGACATGGGGACTCCCAGGCTGAAAACCCAGCACAACATAACGGTGCTGGTGTCCGACGTCAACGACAACGCCCCCGCCTTCACCCAGGCCTCCTACACCCTGCGGGTCCGCGAGAACAACAGCCCCGCCCTGCACATCGGCACCGTCAGCGCCACAGACACAGACGCCGGCGCCAACGCCCAGGTCACCTACTCGCTGCTGCCGCCCGCCGACCCGCACGTGCCCCTGGCCTCCCTCGTGTCCATCAACGCCGACAACGGCCACCTGTTCGCCCTGCGGTCCCTGGACTACGAGGCCCTGCGCGCCTTCGAGTTCCGCGTGGGCGCCGCCGACCGCGGCTCGCCGCCGCTGAGCAGCCAGGCGCTGGTGCGCGTGCTCGTGGAGGACGACAACGACAACGCGCCCTTCGTGCTGTACCCGCTGCAGAACACCTCGGCGCCCTGCACCGAGCTGCTGCCCAGGGCGGCCGAGCCGGGTTACCTGGTGACCAAGGTGGTGGCGGTGGACGGCGACGCGGGCCAGAACGCCTGGCTGTCGTACCAGCTGCTCAAGGCCACGGAGCCCGGGCTGTTCGGCGTGTGGGCGCACAACGGCGAGGTGCGCACGGCCAGGCCGCTGAGCGAGCGCGACGCGGCCAGGCACAGGCTGCTGGTGCTGGTCAAGGACAATGGCGAGCCGCCGCTGTCGGCCAGCGTCACGCTGCACGTGCTGCTGGTGGACGGCTTCTCGCAGCCCCACCTGCCGCCCCCGGAAGCGGAAGCggaggcggcggccgcggcgccgGCCGACCCGCTCACCGTCTACCTGGTGGTGGCCTTGGCGTCCGTGTCGTCGCTCTTCCTCTTCTCGGTGCTGGTGTTCGTGGCGGTGCGGCTgtgcgggcggggcggggctgcgcgGGCGGGTCGCTGCTCGGTGCCCGAGGGCCCCTTCCCGGGCCACCTGGTGGACGTCAGCGGCACCGGCACCCTGTCCCACAGCTACCAGTACCAGGTGCGTCTGACTGGAGGCTCCGGGTTAAATGAGTTTAAATTCTTGAAGCCTGCTCTCCCCAACCTCCCTACCCGGGGCGCTGGTGAAGAAATAGAGGCAAACGCCACCTTCCGGAATAGCTTTGGATTTAATTAG